The Deinococcus seoulensis DNA segment AGGCCTTCGTGGAGGGCGGACTGGCACTCGGCCTGTACGCCAGCCGCCTCGTGGACGACCTGCAGACCGGCCCCGAAGCAGAGCGCGCCGACACGGGCCTGCTGCTGGACCTGCTGACCCCCATCGTGAAAAGCTGGCCCAGCAAATATAGCCAGGAGGCCCTCAGCGACGCCATTCAGGTCATGGGTGGCGCCGGGTACACCCGCGACTTCCCGGTCGAGATGTACTACCGCGACAACCGCCTCAACCCCATCCACGAGGGCACGGAAGGCATTCAGGGCAACGACCTGCTGGGCCGCAAACTCACCCAGGCGGGCGGACGCGGCCTGGAAGTGCTGCTGGAACGCATTCAGGCCGACCTGAACGCCAGCGACGATCTGGACGGCCTGGACGACATCCGCGCCGCGCTGCGTACCGCCGTCACGCAGTGCACCGCCGCGCTGGGCGCCCTCCTGCCGCGCGCCGCCGAACTCGGCCCGGACCTGCTGCTGGCGAATGCGAACAGCGCCCTGGAGATGATGGGCCACACGGTCGTCGGGTGGATGTGGCTGCGTCAGGCCGCCGCCGCCGCCCGCGCCCTGCCCGGCGCGCGTCCCAGCGACCAGCCGTTCTACCAGGGCAAACTGCACGCCGCGCGCTTCTACGCCACGCACGAACTTCCGAAAGTGCAGGCGCACGCGGACCTGCTGGCCAGCGCCGACCGCACCACCACCGACATGCACGCCGACTGGTTCTGACGGCCACTCGCTTCGCTGCGCGCCCTGCACCCGGTTCCGTGCGGGTGGGAGAGGTCCGTTCCCGGCTGGGGGCGTGCCTCCGTGCCTGGGTGCGCAGCCGACCCCGCCCGTAGAACTTCCGCGTGCGTACAAAATTGACGTTCACGTAAACTTTCGATTATGCTGGGCTGGTCACCCAACCCACCCTCACCCGGCCACCCGGCCGACCCCCTCCCGGTCAGACCTCCCCGTCAGACCCACCAGTCCAAGGAGTCCACATGTCCCTGAACGACCTGTTCAACCTCAGCGGCCGCGTCGCCCTGATCACCGGCGGCAGCCGCGGCCTGGGCCTTCAGATCGCCGAGGCGCTCGGCGAGTACGGCGCCACCGTCGTCCTGACCGCCCGCAAACAGCACGAACTCGACGAGGCAAAAACCCACCTTTCAGCCCTGGGCATCACCGCGCACGTGTACGCCAACGACCTCGGCGCCTTCGACACCATCGACCCCCTCGTGGAACGCATCCACGCCGAGGTCGGCCCGATCGACATCCTCGTGAACAACGCCGGGGCCACCTGGGGCTCACCCACCGTGGATCACCCGCTCGAAGCGTGGATGAAGGTCATGAACGTCAACGTGAACGGCCTGTTCCTGATCACCCAGAGCGTCCTGAAACGCTGCATGCTGCCCGCCGGGAAGGGCCGCATCGTGAACGTCGCCTCGGTCGCCGGCCTCCAGGGCAACGACCCCCGCATGGCCCCCACCGTCGCGTACAACACCAGCAAGGGCGCCGTCGTGAACTTCACCCGCGCCCTGGCCGCCGAGATGGCCGACAAGGGCGTCACCGTGAACAGCATCTGCCCCGGTTACTTCCCCACCAAGATGACCAAGGGCACCCTGGCGTACGGCGAGCAGAGCATCCTGGAATCCACGCCCATGCACCGCCTCGGCACCGACCAGGACCTCAAGGGCCTTGCGCTGCTGCTGTCCAGCGACGCCAGCGCCTACATGACCGGCCAGAACATCGCCGTGGACGGCGGCGCCGGCGTCGTATGACCGCCCCCGCCGGAATCCGGCCGGACGAGCTGGCCGCGCACGTCGGGCAGGAAGTCGCGCTGTCCGACTGGATCACCGTCGACCAGACCCGCATCGACGCCTTCGCGCACGCCACCGGCGACCACCAGTTCATTCACGTGGACCCTGAACGCGCCGCGCAGGGACCGTTCGGCGGGACCATCGCCCACGGCTTCCTGACCCTCTCGCTGCTGGCCGGGGAGTTCATGACCCACGGCGGCGCCCCCCACATCGACGGTGGGCGCATGACCGTCAACTACGGTCTGAACCGCGTGCGCTTCATCGCCCCCGTCCGCGCCGGGGCACGCCTGCGCAACCGCGCCGTCCTCCAGTCCGCCGAACCCGGCCAGGGCTTCGTGCAGATCACGGTCGCCAACACCATCGAGATCGAAGGCGCCGACAAGCCCGCCTGCACCGCCGAGAGCGTCTTCCGGGTGTACCTGTGACCGGTGCTCCCGCCGACATGCTCGCCATGGCGCAGGGCGTGCTGGACGCCCAGCCGTTCAGCACCCTGGTGGGCGCCCGCGCGACCCGCTTCACGCCCGACGGGGTCGAGGTGAGCCTCGCGCTGCGGCCCGACCTGACGCAGCATCACGGCTTCGCGCACGGCGGCCTCCAGGCGACCCTGGCCGATATCACCCTGACGTTCATGGGGGCCGCCGTGCTGGGCCCCAGCGTCCTGACGAGCGAGTTCAAGATCAACTTCCTGCGGCCCGCGCAGGGCGACACCCTGATCGGGCGCGGCACGGTGCTCAGCGCCGGGAAACGGCAGGCCGTGACCCGCTGCGACATCTACGCCACGCAGGGCGGGCAGGAGAAACTGGTCGCCACGGCGCTGGGCACCATCGCCCGCGCGGACGTGCCGTGAAGATCGGCGCCGTCTACACCCTGGAGCGGGGCGCAGAGGTCCTGGGCACCCTGACTGTCACGGACACCGGACCGTTCGCCGTGGACGCCACCTTCGATCCCACGCCCGCCTTCGACCCGTACCGGGTTCTGTTCGACGAGGACGCCCGCTACGCGCACCTGATCGCGCAGGACGACGACCCCGCGCTGCTGGAACAGGCCGGGGCGATCCAGGAGAGCCTGCTGGCCCTGAACCTCGTGCTGCGCGGCGACGGGAACACCGGGTACCGCACCTTTCTGATCAGCATCGAGGGCGGCAGCGCCAGCTTCCGCCCCCTGACTCCCGAGGAGGAACCCCTATGACCGTATTCGACGTGACCCCCCGCGCCCGTGACCTGCGCGAACGCCTCACCGCGTTCATGCAGGAACACATCTACCCCAACGACGCCGAGGTGCACCGGCAGATCGACACCGGGAACCGCTGGGAGCACCTGCCGCTGATCGACCAGCTCAAACCAAAAGCGCAGGAGGCGGGCCTGTGGAACCTGTTCCTGCCGCCCGCCAGCAGCCGTGACGGGAAGTACGGCGCGGGCCTGAACAACTTGGAGTACGCCGGACTGTGCGAGATCATGGGCCGCGTCTGGTGGGCGCCCGAGGTCTTCAACTGCTCGGCGCCCGACACCGGCAACATGGAAGTCCTGGCCCGCTACGGCACGCCCGAACAGCAGGAGCAGTGGCTGATTCCCCTGCTGAACGGCGAGATCCGCAGCGCGTTCTCCATGACCGAACCCGACGTGGCCAGCAGCGACGCCACGAACATCCAGTCCAGCATCGTCCGCGACGGCGACGAGTACGTCGTGAGCGGCGACAAGTGGTGGACGAGCGGCGCCGGCGACCCGCGCTGCAAGATCAGTATCTTCATGGGCAAGACCGACCCGGACGCCGCGAAGCACCTCCAGCAGAGCATGATCCTCGTGCCGCTGGACGCGCCGGGCGTCACCAGGGAACGCATGCTGACCGTCTTCGGCTACGACGACGCCCCGCACGGCCACGCGCAGATGACCTTCCGGGACGTGCGCGTGCCCGCCGCGAACATGCTGCTCGGCGAGGGCCGCGGCTTCGAGATCGCGCAGGGCCGCCTGGGCCCCGGCCGCATCCACCACTGCATGCGCCTGATCGGTCAGGCCGAACGCGCCCTGGAACTCATGATCGAACGCGCCGGGCAGCGCACCGCCTTCGGCAAACCCCTGAGCGGCCACCAGCACGTCCGCGAGGCCATCGCGCACTCCCGCATGGAGATCGACCAGGCGAGGCTACTCACCATGAACGCCGCGCACATGATGGACACCGTCGGTAACAAGGAGGCGCGCGGGCAGATCGCCGCCATCAAGGTCGTCGCGCCGAACGTCGCGCTGCGCGTCATCGACCGCGCCATCCAGGTGTACGGCGGCGCGGGCGTCAGCCAGGACACGCCGCTGGCCATGATGTACGCCCAGGCCCGCACCCTGCGCCTCGCGGACGGCCCGGACATCGTGCACACCGAAACCGTCGCGAAAGTCGAGATGAAACGCCACGCCGCCCGCCAGGGCTGAAGGCGGATGAAGGTCAGTCTGAAGACGGTGTCCGGGGAGCGGGTGCTGTTTCTACCCGAGAGCCTGGGAGAGGCCTACGAGCCGGGACGCGTCGTGGAGCTGGTTCCGGTGATCGGTGGCGTGAAGGTCCGACCTGTCGGTCTCACGTTCACCGAGGCGGCAACCCGGCTGTTCACTGAGAAGTCCGATCTTCTGCAACGCCTCGGTGACGGCGAGTGACAGGGATCAGGTACCCTGTCGTCATCTGTAGTTAAACCGCGTGGGACATGAAGCCGGAAGAGGCTGTCGAGGCAGTGACCGAGCGTTACGGCTGCTCTTCACTGACCAGCAGGTTGCTGGGACATCGATTCAACAACACTGAGGAGCGAAACCATGGAATTCAACGGAAAAGTGATTGTGGTGACGGGAGCGGCGTCCGGGATCGGGCTGGCGCTGGCGCAGCGGTTCGTGAAGGAGGGCGCGGTGGTCGTGGCGTCCGACCGGAACGCGGAGGTCGGCGCGCAGAAGGCGGCCGAGATGGGCGCGCGGTTCCTGCCGGCCGACATCGGGCAGGAGGCGGGCGTCAAGGGCCTGATCGACGACGTGCTGGCC contains these protein-coding regions:
- a CDS encoding SDR family oxidoreductase; this translates as MSLNDLFNLSGRVALITGGSRGLGLQIAEALGEYGATVVLTARKQHELDEAKTHLSALGITAHVYANDLGAFDTIDPLVERIHAEVGPIDILVNNAGATWGSPTVDHPLEAWMKVMNVNVNGLFLITQSVLKRCMLPAGKGRIVNVASVAGLQGNDPRMAPTVAYNTSKGAVVNFTRALAAEMADKGVTVNSICPGYFPTKMTKGTLAYGEQSILESTPMHRLGTDQDLKGLALLLSSDASAYMTGQNIAVDGGAGVV
- a CDS encoding MaoC family dehydratase, which encodes MTAPAGIRPDELAAHVGQEVALSDWITVDQTRIDAFAHATGDHQFIHVDPERAAQGPFGGTIAHGFLTLSLLAGEFMTHGGAPHIDGGRMTVNYGLNRVRFIAPVRAGARLRNRAVLQSAEPGQGFVQITVANTIEIEGADKPACTAESVFRVYL
- a CDS encoding PaaI family thioesterase — translated: MTGAPADMLAMAQGVLDAQPFSTLVGARATRFTPDGVEVSLALRPDLTQHHGFAHGGLQATLADITLTFMGAAVLGPSVLTSEFKINFLRPAQGDTLIGRGTVLSAGKRQAVTRCDIYATQGGQEKLVATALGTIARADVP
- a CDS encoding acyl-CoA dehydrogenase family protein; protein product: MTVFDVTPRARDLRERLTAFMQEHIYPNDAEVHRQIDTGNRWEHLPLIDQLKPKAQEAGLWNLFLPPASSRDGKYGAGLNNLEYAGLCEIMGRVWWAPEVFNCSAPDTGNMEVLARYGTPEQQEQWLIPLLNGEIRSAFSMTEPDVASSDATNIQSSIVRDGDEYVVSGDKWWTSGAGDPRCKISIFMGKTDPDAAKHLQQSMILVPLDAPGVTRERMLTVFGYDDAPHGHAQMTFRDVRVPAANMLLGEGRGFEIAQGRLGPGRIHHCMRLIGQAERALELMIERAGQRTAFGKPLSGHQHVREAIAHSRMEIDQARLLTMNAAHMMDTVGNKEARGQIAAIKVVAPNVALRVIDRAIQVYGGAGVSQDTPLAMMYAQARTLRLADGPDIVHTETVAKVEMKRHAARQG